In Micromonospora purpureochromogenes, a single window of DNA contains:
- a CDS encoding phosphatidylinositol-specific phospholipase C domain-containing protein, translating into MRGSRLSVLTSVAVLAVVLTGQPAVAAVDPATRISGTTAVGTHNAYERGTYTYLAQALDARPGMIELDVWPDVLTRQWRVSHSNPLGNDNNCVAATSAAQLYTGTRNKNLEHCLDDIRLWLGAHPDAGPVQLKLELKTGFSARTGQGPVQLDALLAARLGDRVFRPVDLRGGYASLDAAARADAWPTRQQLAGKVLVELIPGTVEEGNPTDTLRTDVEYARHLAGLASAGTLARAQAFPAVHNAQAGDPRTRYTEVSLRPWFVVFDGDASTYVGGGIDTSWYATNHYLLVMTDAQNVPPKVGNTDPDTARARVAELAAAHASIVSADWAALPTVVGEVLPRA; encoded by the coding sequence ATGCGCGGATCCCGTCTGTCCGTACTCACCTCGGTCGCGGTGCTCGCGGTCGTCCTCACCGGACAACCCGCGGTCGCCGCCGTCGACCCCGCCACCCGGATCTCCGGGACCACGGCCGTCGGCACCCACAACGCGTACGAGCGCGGCACCTACACCTACCTGGCGCAGGCGCTCGATGCCCGGCCCGGGATGATCGAGCTGGACGTCTGGCCGGACGTGCTCACGCGCCAGTGGCGGGTCAGCCACTCCAACCCGCTCGGCAACGACAACAACTGCGTCGCCGCCACCAGCGCCGCGCAGCTCTACACCGGCACCCGCAACAAGAACCTCGAACACTGCCTGGACGACATCCGGCTCTGGCTGGGCGCCCACCCCGACGCCGGGCCGGTGCAACTCAAGCTGGAGCTGAAGACCGGCTTCAGCGCCCGGACCGGGCAGGGACCGGTCCAGCTCGACGCGCTGCTCGCCGCCCGGCTCGGCGACCGGGTCTTCCGCCCGGTCGACCTGCGCGGCGGGTACGCCTCGCTGGACGCCGCCGCCCGGGCCGACGCCTGGCCGACCCGCCAACAGCTCGCCGGCAAGGTGCTCGTGGAGCTGATCCCGGGCACCGTGGAGGAGGGCAACCCCACCGACACGCTCCGCACCGACGTCGAGTACGCCCGTCACCTCGCCGGGCTGGCGTCGGCCGGCACCCTCGCCCGGGCCCAGGCGTTCCCCGCCGTGCACAACGCCCAGGCCGGCGACCCACGCACCCGCTACACCGAGGTGAGCCTGCGGCCGTGGTTCGTCGTCTTCGACGGCGACGCGAGCACGTACGTCGGCGGCGGCATCGACACCTCCTGGTACGCCACCAACCACTACCTGCTGGTGATGACCGACGCGCAGAACGTGCCGCCGAAGGTGGGGAACACCGACCCGGACACCGCCCGGGCCCGCGTCGCCGAACTGGCGGCGGCGCACGCCAGCATCGTCTCCGCCGACTGGGCGGCGCTGCCGACCGTCGTCGGCGAGGTCCTCCCCCGCGCCTGA
- a CDS encoding putative bifunctional diguanylate cyclase/phosphodiesterase: MTSGRAGDQVDRPDPGGTPPRVLLLVTAVTLTAFTAVLIGLTVPVTLPPDDALPAAARFGIALAAFAVAQLARLRFRTPTGMVSITWGEAALIVCLYLVPAGWLPAAALLGTGLAWTGMSLAVDRRPPLEVLRIAASLTAATALAVAVATALGAPLLAAPTPGLALALIAGSVTYLLATACLGGATLALRHGVAIGPPVLAALRGKLLMFVGNVAVGLVVVALVEADARWLLLLPPLLWLLQQTYRHRLRADQERRDWRAFAEATAALNQLDERGVASAAVTGALTLFGAELVDVDVVRGDGRWRRYRGDASGQVRDREVGPPAPPSTAEHELARPLTVGDVEVGELRVRFPATAPPSARERDAVAAFSDALAAALHDAATHRELRLVSARSSYEAVHDALTGLVNRAAMLSKGDQALRQLAHDHPVALLLLDINQFKEVNDTLGHAAGDQLLRLTANRLGTLARPGDLLGRLGGDEFALLLTSVPVIGDRSAPMAYALRQAREIAERLAAPTEVAGVRMSVEVSVGVVVAGAGTADLTELLRRADIAMYQAKEGGGSVAAYDSARDAASTDQLALLAELREALQADDQLVLALQPAVDLATGAPTGVEALIRWRHPRRGWLGPADFIRPVENSEQLGAFTRYVLDKALAVAADWAREGLDVPISVNLSARSLLDPRLPAEIADALRRHQVPPQRLVLEITETVVMSELEVIDEVLATVRAMGVQLAVDDFGTGFSSLTFLTRIAVDELKVDRSFVIRMAESPEAAAIVRTTVGLAHELGLRVVAEGVETAEQRLALAELGCNAAQGYHFFKPMPADKIGAVLGTLRESAESNVFPLRADGAS; encoded by the coding sequence GTGACGTCCGGCCGGGCCGGCGACCAGGTCGACCGGCCCGATCCGGGCGGCACGCCGCCACGGGTGCTCCTGCTGGTCACCGCCGTCACGCTGACCGCCTTCACGGCGGTCCTGATCGGCCTGACCGTCCCCGTCACGCTGCCGCCGGACGATGCTCTTCCCGCCGCCGCGCGGTTCGGCATCGCCCTCGCCGCGTTCGCGGTCGCCCAACTGGCCCGGCTGAGGTTCCGCACCCCCACCGGCATGGTCAGCATCACCTGGGGCGAAGCCGCGCTGATCGTCTGCCTCTACCTGGTACCGGCCGGGTGGCTGCCGGCCGCGGCGCTGCTCGGCACCGGCCTGGCCTGGACGGGGATGTCCCTGGCCGTCGACCGTCGGCCCCCGCTCGAGGTGCTGCGGATCGCCGCCTCGCTGACCGCCGCCACCGCGCTCGCCGTCGCGGTCGCCACCGCGCTCGGCGCGCCGCTGCTGGCCGCGCCCACCCCCGGGCTCGCGCTCGCCCTGATCGCCGGCTCGGTGACCTACCTGCTCGCCACCGCCTGCCTCGGCGGCGCCACCCTGGCGCTGCGGCACGGCGTCGCCATCGGCCCGCCGGTGCTCGCCGCGCTCCGGGGCAAGCTGCTGATGTTCGTCGGCAACGTCGCGGTCGGCCTGGTCGTGGTCGCCCTGGTGGAGGCCGACGCCCGCTGGCTGCTGCTGCTCCCGCCCCTGCTCTGGCTGCTCCAGCAGACCTACCGGCACCGGCTCCGGGCCGACCAGGAACGGCGGGACTGGCGGGCCTTCGCGGAGGCGACCGCCGCGCTGAACCAGCTCGACGAGCGCGGGGTGGCCAGCGCCGCGGTGACCGGCGCGCTGACCCTCTTCGGCGCCGAGCTGGTCGACGTCGACGTGGTCCGGGGCGACGGCCGCTGGCGCCGGTACCGGGGGGACGCCTCCGGCCAGGTGCGCGACCGCGAGGTCGGGCCGCCCGCCCCGCCGTCCACCGCGGAGCACGAGCTGGCCCGCCCGCTGACCGTCGGCGACGTCGAGGTCGGCGAGCTGCGGGTCCGGTTCCCCGCCACCGCGCCACCGAGTGCCCGCGAGCGGGACGCCGTGGCCGCCTTCTCCGACGCCCTCGCCGCCGCGCTGCACGACGCGGCCACCCACCGGGAGCTGCGGCTGGTCAGCGCCCGGTCGTCGTACGAGGCGGTGCACGACGCGCTGACCGGGTTGGTGAACCGGGCGGCCATGCTCAGCAAGGGCGACCAGGCGCTGCGGCAGCTCGCCCACGACCACCCGGTGGCGCTGCTGCTGCTGGACATCAACCAGTTCAAAGAGGTCAACGACACCCTCGGACACGCGGCCGGCGACCAGTTGCTGCGGCTCACCGCCAACCGGCTCGGCACCCTCGCCCGCCCGGGCGACCTGCTGGGGCGCCTCGGCGGGGACGAGTTCGCCCTGCTGCTGACCTCGGTCCCGGTGATCGGCGACCGGTCCGCCCCGATGGCGTACGCGCTGCGCCAGGCCCGGGAGATCGCCGAGCGGCTGGCCGCCCCGACCGAGGTGGCCGGGGTGCGGATGTCCGTCGAGGTGTCGGTGGGAGTGGTGGTGGCCGGGGCGGGCACCGCCGACCTGACCGAGCTGCTGCGCCGGGCCGACATCGCCATGTACCAGGCCAAGGAGGGCGGCGGCAGCGTCGCCGCCTACGACAGCGCCCGGGACGCCGCGAGCACCGATCAGCTGGCGCTGCTGGCGGAGCTGCGGGAGGCGTTGCAGGCCGACGACCAGTTGGTGCTGGCCCTGCAACCGGCGGTCGACCTGGCCACCGGTGCCCCGACCGGCGTGGAGGCGCTGATCCGCTGGCGGCACCCGCGCCGCGGCTGGCTCGGCCCGGCCGACTTCATCCGCCCGGTGGAGAACAGCGAGCAGCTCGGCGCCTTCACCCGGTACGTGCTGGACAAGGCGCTCGCGGTGGCGGCCGACTGGGCCCGGGAGGGCCTGGACGTGCCGATCTCGGTGAACCTGTCGGCCCGTAGCCTGCTCGATCCCCGGCTGCCGGCCGAGATCGCCGACGCGCTGCGCCGCCACCAGGTGCCGCCGCAGCGGTTGGTCCTGGAGATCACCGAGACGGTGGTGATGAGCGAGCTGGAGGTGATCGACGAGGTGCTGGCCACGGTCCGCGCGATGGGCGTGCAGCTCGCCGTCGACGACTTCGGCACCGGCTTCTCGTCGCTGACCTTCCTGACCCGGATCGCGGTCGACGAGCTCAAGGTGGACCGCTCGTTCGTGATCCGGATGGCCGAGTCGCCGGAGGCCGCGGCGATCGTCCGGACCACCGTCGGGCTCGCCCACGAGCTGGGGCTGCGGGTGGTCGCGGAGGGGGTGGAGACCGCCGAGCAGCGGCTCGCGCTGGCCGAGCTGGGCTGCAACGCCGCCCAGGGCTACCACTTCTTCAAGCCGATGCCGGCCGACAAGATCGGCGCGGTGCTCGGCACGCTGCGCGAGTCGGCCGAGTCGAACGTCTTCCCGCTGCGCGCCGACGGCGCCTCCTGA
- a CDS encoding DUF4307 domain-containing protein, whose protein sequence is MTETHATITPGAPAFPPGRYGRRREPGRRRPLLVWLLAAALVAGMALVAAQLYARYGDPAYDAEVITYTDLTDSGVRVDFRVTLPEGGAAVCVLRARSHDGAEVGRDEVAVSARPGARHATAQHRITTTARPFIGEVVRCRPAG, encoded by the coding sequence GTGACCGAGACGCACGCCACAATCACCCCGGGAGCGCCCGCGTTCCCGCCCGGGCGGTACGGCCGCCGCCGCGAGCCGGGCCGCCGCCGGCCGCTGCTGGTCTGGCTGCTGGCGGCCGCCCTGGTCGCCGGGATGGCCCTGGTCGCGGCGCAGCTCTACGCCCGGTACGGCGACCCGGCGTACGACGCCGAAGTGATCACCTACACCGACCTCACCGACTCCGGGGTGCGGGTCGACTTCCGGGTCACCCTGCCCGAGGGCGGCGCCGCGGTGTGCGTGCTGCGGGCCCGCTCCCACGACGGTGCCGAGGTGGGTCGGGACGAGGTCGCGGTGAGCGCGCGGCCCGGCGCGCGGCACGCCACCGCCCAGCACCGGATCACCACCACCGCGCGGCCCTTCATCGGCGAGGTCGTCCGCTGCCGGCCCGCCGGCTGA
- the mca gene encoding mycothiol conjugate amidase Mca has product MAEQLRLMAVHAHPDDESSKGAATMAKYVAEGVDVLVVTCTGGERGSVLNPKMDRPDVWANIGEIRRAEMDAARAILGVEQAWLGFVDSGLPEGDPLPPLPEGCFALADVEVAAGPLVRLMREFRPHVVTTYDEEGGYPHPDHIMTHKVSVAAFEAAGDPERYPELGEPWQPLKLYYDIGFSKGKIMALHEGMLAAGLASPYEEWLKRWDDRPDKGPRITTRVECADYFPVRDDALRAHATQIDPDGFWFHVPMELQRHAWPTEDFQLVRSLVDSPLPESDLFAGVRETAHAR; this is encoded by the coding sequence GTGGCAGAGCAACTGCGTCTCATGGCGGTGCACGCGCACCCCGACGACGAGTCGAGCAAGGGCGCCGCGACCATGGCGAAGTACGTCGCGGAGGGTGTCGACGTCCTGGTCGTGACGTGCACCGGCGGCGAGCGGGGCAGCGTGCTCAACCCGAAGATGGACCGGCCCGACGTCTGGGCCAACATCGGCGAGATCCGCCGCGCCGAGATGGACGCCGCCCGGGCGATCCTCGGCGTCGAGCAGGCCTGGCTCGGCTTCGTCGACTCGGGGCTGCCCGAGGGCGACCCGCTGCCGCCGCTGCCCGAGGGCTGCTTCGCCCTGGCGGACGTCGAGGTGGCCGCGGGTCCGCTGGTGCGGCTGATGCGCGAGTTCCGTCCGCACGTCGTCACCACGTACGACGAGGAGGGCGGCTACCCGCACCCTGACCACATCATGACCCACAAGGTGAGCGTGGCGGCCTTCGAGGCGGCCGGCGACCCGGAGCGCTACCCGGAGCTCGGCGAGCCCTGGCAGCCGCTGAAGCTCTACTACGACATCGGCTTCTCCAAGGGCAAGATCATGGCGCTGCACGAGGGCATGCTCGCCGCCGGCCTGGCCTCCCCCTACGAGGAGTGGCTCAAGCGCTGGGACGACCGCCCCGACAAGGGCCCGCGGATCACCACCCGGGTGGAGTGCGCCGACTACTTCCCGGTCCGCGACGACGCCCTGCGCGCCCACGCCACCCAGATCGACCCGGACGGCTTCTGGTTCCACGTGCCGATGGAGCTGCAGCGGCACGCCTGGCCCACGGAGGACTTCCAGCTGGTCCGCTCGCTGGTCGACAGCCCGCTGCCCGAGTCGGACCTCTTCGCCGGGGTGCGCGAGACGGCCCATGCCCGCTGA
- the purE gene encoding 5-(carboxyamino)imidazole ribonucleotide mutase, which translates to MSTVGLIMGSDSDWPVMKAAAEALDEFGVPYEVGVVSAHRTPVKMIEYGRSAADRGVKVIIAGAGGAAHLPGMVASVTPLPVIGVPVPLKHLDGMDSLLSIVQMPAGVPVATVSIGNARNAGLLAVRILAASDPALLKRMTAFQASLEEMVAEKDAALRASLA; encoded by the coding sequence GTGAGCACCGTTGGGCTGATCATGGGCAGCGACTCGGACTGGCCGGTCATGAAGGCCGCCGCCGAGGCGCTGGACGAGTTCGGGGTGCCCTACGAGGTGGGCGTCGTCTCCGCCCACCGCACCCCGGTCAAGATGATCGAATACGGCCGCTCCGCCGCCGACCGCGGCGTCAAGGTGATCATCGCCGGGGCGGGCGGCGCGGCCCACCTGCCCGGCATGGTCGCCTCGGTGACTCCGCTGCCGGTGATCGGCGTGCCGGTGCCGCTCAAGCACCTCGACGGGATGGACTCCCTGCTCTCCATCGTGCAGATGCCGGCCGGGGTGCCGGTGGCCACCGTGTCGATCGGCAACGCCCGCAACGCGGGCCTGCTCGCCGTCCGCATCCTGGCCGCCTCGGACCCGGCGCTGCTGAAGCGGATGACCGCCTTCCAGGCGAGCCTGGAGGAGATGGTGGCCGAGAAGGACGCCGCCCTCCGCGCCTCCCTCGCCTGA
- a CDS encoding thioredoxin domain-containing protein codes for MNRLADATSPYLLQHADNPVDWWPWGAEAFAEAKRRDVPVLISVGYAACHWCHVMAHESFENEQVGALVNDDFVAIKVDREERPDVDAVYMTATQAMTGQGGWPMTVFATPDGTPFFCGTYFPKANFVRLLESVATAWRDQREAVLRQGAAVVEAIGGAQAVGGPTAPLTAELLDSAADQLSGEYDATNGGFGGAPKFPPHMNLLFLLRHHERTGSPRSLEIARHTAEAMARGGIHDQLAGGFARYSVDAHWTVPHFEKMLYDNALLLRFYAELWRLTGDRMARRVARDTARFLADELHRPGEGFASALDADTEGVEGLTYAWTPAQLVEALGEEDGRWAADLFEVTEAGTFEHGTSVLRLARDVDDADPEIRARWRDVVGRLLVARDTRPQPARDDKVVAAWNGLAITAIAEFLRVAALYASPEDEDANLMEGVTIVVDGAMRDAVEHLAAVHIVDGRLRRASRDKVVGEPAGVLEDYGCVAEAFCAMHQLTGEGRWLELAGGLLDVALARFAAPGGGFYDTADDAEQLVARPADPTDNATPSGRSAIVAALVAYAALTGESRYREAAEAALATVAPIVGRHARFTGYAATVGEALLSGPYEIAVATDDAVGDPLVAAAVRHAPPGAVVVAGRPDQPGVPLLADRPLVDGRPTAYVCRGFVCQRPVTSVDELVAQLG; via the coding sequence GTGAACCGACTCGCGGACGCGACCTCGCCGTACCTGCTCCAGCACGCCGACAACCCGGTCGACTGGTGGCCGTGGGGCGCCGAGGCGTTCGCGGAGGCGAAGCGGCGGGACGTGCCGGTGCTGATCTCCGTGGGCTACGCGGCCTGCCACTGGTGTCACGTGATGGCGCACGAGTCGTTCGAGAACGAGCAGGTCGGCGCGCTGGTCAACGACGACTTCGTGGCGATCAAGGTGGACCGGGAGGAGCGGCCGGACGTCGACGCGGTCTACATGACCGCCACCCAGGCGATGACCGGGCAGGGCGGCTGGCCGATGACGGTCTTCGCCACCCCCGACGGCACCCCGTTCTTCTGCGGCACGTACTTCCCCAAGGCGAACTTCGTCCGGCTGCTGGAGTCGGTCGCCACGGCGTGGCGCGACCAGCGCGAGGCGGTGCTGCGCCAGGGCGCCGCCGTGGTCGAGGCGATCGGCGGCGCCCAGGCCGTCGGCGGCCCGACCGCCCCGCTCACCGCCGAGCTGCTGGACTCCGCCGCCGACCAGCTCTCCGGCGAGTACGACGCGACGAACGGCGGCTTCGGCGGGGCGCCGAAGTTCCCGCCGCACATGAACCTGCTCTTCCTGCTCCGGCACCACGAGCGCACCGGCTCGCCGCGCAGCCTGGAGATCGCCCGGCACACCGCCGAGGCGATGGCCCGCGGCGGCATCCACGACCAGCTCGCCGGCGGCTTCGCCCGCTATTCGGTGGACGCGCACTGGACCGTGCCGCACTTCGAGAAGATGCTCTACGACAACGCCCTGCTGCTGCGGTTCTACGCCGAGCTCTGGCGGCTCACCGGCGACCGGATGGCCCGGCGGGTGGCCCGGGACACCGCCCGGTTCCTCGCCGACGAGCTGCACCGGCCGGGGGAGGGCTTCGCCTCCGCGCTGGACGCCGACACCGAGGGCGTCGAGGGGCTGACCTACGCCTGGACCCCGGCCCAGCTCGTCGAGGCGCTCGGCGAGGAGGACGGCCGCTGGGCCGCCGACCTCTTCGAGGTGACTGAGGCGGGCACCTTTGAGCACGGCACGAGCGTGCTGCGGCTCGCCCGGGACGTCGACGACGCCGACCCGGAGATCCGGGCCCGCTGGCGGGACGTCGTCGGTCGGCTGCTCGTCGCCCGGGACACCCGCCCGCAACCGGCCCGCGACGACAAGGTGGTGGCCGCCTGGAACGGCCTGGCGATCACCGCGATCGCCGAGTTCCTCCGGGTCGCCGCCCTCTACGCCTCGCCCGAAGACGAGGACGCCAACCTGATGGAGGGCGTCACCATCGTCGTCGACGGCGCGATGCGCGACGCCGTCGAGCACCTGGCCGCCGTGCACATCGTGGACGGGCGGCTGCGCCGGGCGTCCCGGGACAAGGTGGTCGGCGAGCCGGCCGGCGTGCTGGAGGACTACGGCTGCGTGGCCGAGGCGTTCTGCGCGATGCACCAGCTCACCGGCGAGGGGCGCTGGCTGGAGCTGGCCGGCGGACTGCTCGACGTGGCCCTGGCCCGGTTCGCCGCCCCGGGCGGCGGCTTCTACGACACCGCCGACGACGCCGAGCAGCTGGTCGCCCGGCCGGCCGACCCGACCGACAACGCCACCCCGTCGGGGCGCTCGGCGATCGTGGCGGCGCTGGTGGCGTACGCGGCGCTGACCGGGGAGAGCCGGTACCGGGAGGCGGCCGAGGCGGCGCTGGCCACCGTCGCGCCGATCGTCGGGCGGCACGCCCGCTTCACCGGCTACGCGGCGACGGTGGGCGAGGCGCTGCTCTCCGGGCCGTACGAGATCGCGGTGGCCACCGACGACGCGGTGGGTGATCCGCTGGTGGCCGCCGCCGTGCGGCACGCCCCGCCGGGCGCGGTGGTGGTCGCCGGTCGACCCGACCAGCCGGGGGTGCCGCTGCTCGCGGACCGGCCGCTGGTCGACGGGCGGCCCACCGCGTACGTCTGCCGGGGTTTCGTCTGCCAGCGGCCGGTGACCTCGGTCGACGAGCTGGTCGCCCAGCTCGGCTGA
- the ilvA gene encoding threonine ammonia-lyase has translation MTELVGLADVRAARELLAGVTRTTPLEPSRPLSAKLGGPAWLKCENVQRAGSYKVRGAYVRISRLSEEERARGVVAASAGNHAQGVALAAGLVGAHATVFMPVNAPLPKVAATKGYGAQIELVGNTVDESLVAAQTYAERTGAVLIHPFDHPDVIAGQGTVALEILEQCPDVKTIITGVGGGGLISGIAVAAKALRPDVRVVGVQAASAAAFPPSLIAGEPVRLPSFATIADGIAVGRPGEITFTHVRKLVDEIVTVSEEDISRALLMLLERGKQVVEPAGAVGVAALLAGVVEVEAPVVAVLSGGNIDPLLMLRVIEHGLAAAGRYLRFTVRCSDRPGQLASLLTEIAEHRANVVDVEHQRANPHLRLGEVEVALSVETRGVEHSDTLISALRASGYQVVFAAEA, from the coding sequence ATGACGGAACTGGTCGGTCTCGCCGACGTACGGGCCGCGCGGGAACTGCTCGCCGGCGTCACCCGCACCACCCCGCTGGAGCCCTCCCGGCCGCTGAGCGCCAAGCTGGGCGGCCCGGCGTGGCTGAAGTGCGAGAACGTGCAGCGCGCCGGGTCGTACAAGGTGCGCGGCGCGTACGTGCGGATCTCCCGGCTGAGCGAGGAGGAGCGCGCCCGGGGCGTGGTCGCGGCCAGCGCCGGCAACCACGCCCAGGGCGTCGCCCTCGCCGCCGGCCTGGTGGGCGCCCACGCCACCGTGTTCATGCCGGTGAACGCGCCGCTGCCCAAGGTGGCCGCCACGAAGGGGTACGGCGCGCAGATCGAACTGGTCGGCAACACCGTCGACGAGTCCCTGGTGGCGGCGCAGACCTACGCCGAGCGGACCGGCGCGGTGCTGATCCACCCGTTCGACCACCCCGACGTGATCGCCGGTCAGGGCACCGTGGCGCTGGAGATCCTCGAACAGTGCCCCGACGTGAAGACGATCATCACCGGGGTCGGCGGCGGTGGCCTGATCTCGGGCATCGCGGTGGCGGCCAAGGCGCTGCGCCCCGACGTACGGGTGGTCGGGGTCCAGGCGGCCAGCGCGGCGGCCTTCCCGCCCTCGCTGATCGCCGGCGAGCCGGTACGCCTGCCGTCCTTCGCCACCATCGCCGACGGGATCGCGGTCGGCCGGCCGGGGGAGATCACCTTCACCCACGTCCGCAAGCTGGTCGACGAGATCGTCACGGTCTCCGAGGAGGACATCTCCCGGGCGCTGCTGATGCTGTTGGAGCGCGGCAAGCAGGTGGTCGAGCCGGCCGGCGCGGTCGGCGTGGCCGCGCTGCTGGCCGGGGTGGTCGAGGTGGAGGCGCCGGTGGTCGCGGTGCTCTCCGGCGGCAACATCGACCCGCTGCTGATGCTGCGCGTGATCGAGCACGGCCTGGCCGCGGCCGGGCGCTACCTGCGGTTCACGGTGCGCTGCTCGGACCGGCCCGGTCAGCTCGCCTCGCTGCTCACCGAGATCGCCGAGCACCGGGCGAACGTGGTCGACGTGGAGCACCAGCGGGCCAACCCGCACCTGCGCCTCGGCGAGGTGGAGGTGGCGCTGTCGGTGGAGACCCGGGGCGTCGAGCACTCCGACACGCTGATCAGCGCCCTGCGGGCCAGCGGCTACCAGGTGGTCTTCGCGGCCGAGGCGTGA
- the greA gene encoding transcription elongation factor GreA — protein MSTNDNEAPAAWLSQDAYDRLEAELDQHIANRPVIAAEINARREEGDLRENGGYHAAREEQGKAEGRILYLKELLRTAKVGEAPTADSVSPGMVVTIYFDDDQDDTETFLLGSREIASTTDLTVYSPESALGKAILGGRPGQTCTYTAPSGADIKVTVVSFEPFSG, from the coding sequence GTGTCCACCAATGACAACGAGGCGCCCGCCGCCTGGCTGTCCCAGGACGCGTACGACCGCCTGGAGGCCGAGCTCGACCAGCACATCGCCAACCGGCCGGTCATCGCCGCCGAGATCAACGCCCGGCGCGAGGAGGGCGACCTGCGGGAGAACGGTGGCTACCACGCCGCCCGCGAGGAGCAGGGCAAGGCCGAGGGGCGCATCCTCTACCTCAAGGAGCTGCTGCGCACCGCCAAGGTCGGCGAGGCGCCGACCGCCGACTCGGTGTCGCCCGGCATGGTCGTGACGATCTACTTCGACGACGACCAGGACGACACCGAGACGTTCCTGCTCGGCTCGCGGGAGATCGCCTCCACCACCGACCTGACGGTCTACAGCCCGGAGTCGGCGCTCGGCAAGGCGATCCTGGGCGGCCGCCCCGGCCAGACCTGCACCTACACGGCGCCGAGCGGCGCCGACATCAAGGTGACCGTGGTCAGCTTCGAGCCGTTCTCCGGCTGA
- a CDS encoding 5-(carboxyamino)imidazole ribonucleotide synthase — MDSRTGLPVVGMVGGGQLARMTHQAAIALGQSLRVLALAPDDGAALVASDVQYGDHTDLSALRTFAKGCDVVTFDHEHVPTEHIRALAAEGVKLFPAADALLHAQDKRIMRERLAALGAPNPAWRPVAEPADLVAFGEENGWPVVLKAARGGYDGRGVWMVDDPTRAAELAATLLAGGTSLIVEERVALRRELAVQVARSPFGQVAAYPVVETVQRDGICVEVLAPAPDLSEELALAAQQLAIDLATALGVVGLLAVELFQTDTGLVVNELAMRPHNSGHWTIEGARTSQFEQHLRAVLDYPMGDTSLTAPVVVMANVLGGEPGGISIDERLHHLFAAEPGAKVHLYGKQVRPGRKIGHVTLLGNDLDHVRARAARAASWLREGQA; from the coding sequence ATGGATTCCCGTACCGGTCTGCCCGTCGTCGGCATGGTGGGCGGAGGCCAGCTGGCCCGGATGACCCACCAGGCCGCCATCGCCCTCGGCCAGTCACTGCGCGTGCTGGCGCTCGCCCCGGACGACGGCGCCGCCCTGGTCGCCTCCGACGTCCAGTACGGCGACCACACCGACCTCTCCGCGCTGCGCACCTTCGCCAAGGGCTGCGACGTGGTCACCTTCGACCACGAGCACGTGCCCACCGAGCACATCCGCGCCCTCGCCGCCGAGGGCGTGAAGCTCTTCCCGGCCGCCGACGCGCTGCTGCACGCGCAGGACAAGCGGATCATGCGGGAGCGCCTCGCTGCACTGGGTGCGCCCAACCCGGCCTGGCGGCCGGTCGCCGAGCCCGCCGACCTGGTCGCCTTCGGCGAGGAGAACGGCTGGCCGGTGGTGCTGAAGGCCGCCCGCGGCGGCTACGACGGCCGGGGCGTCTGGATGGTCGACGACCCCACCCGGGCCGCCGAGCTGGCCGCGACGCTGCTCGCCGGCGGCACCTCGCTGATCGTCGAGGAGCGGGTGGCGCTGCGTCGGGAGCTGGCCGTGCAGGTGGCTCGCTCGCCGTTCGGACAGGTCGCCGCGTACCCGGTGGTGGAGACCGTGCAGCGGGACGGGATCTGCGTCGAGGTGCTCGCCCCCGCACCCGACCTGTCGGAGGAGCTGGCGCTCGCCGCCCAGCAGCTCGCCATCGACCTGGCCACCGCGCTCGGCGTCGTCGGCCTGCTGGCGGTGGAGCTGTTCCAGACCGACACCGGCCTGGTCGTCAACGAGCTGGCCATGCGGCCGCACAACTCCGGGCACTGGACCATCGAGGGCGCCCGCACCTCGCAGTTCGAGCAGCACCTGCGGGCCGTGCTCGACTACCCGATGGGGGACACCTCGCTGACCGCGCCGGTGGTGGTGATGGCGAACGTGCTCGGCGGCGAGCCGGGCGGCATCTCCATCGACGAGCGGCTGCATCACCTCTTCGCCGCCGAGCCGGGCGCCAAGGTCCACCTGTACGGCAAGCAGGTGCGGCCGGGCCGCAAGATCGGGCACGTCACGCTGCTCGGCAACGACCTGGACCACGTGCGGGCGCGGGCGGCGCGGGCCGCTTCTTGGCTGCGGGAGGGGCAGGCGTGA